The Sulfitobacter donghicola DSW-25 = KCTC 12864 = JCM 14565 genome has a segment encoding these proteins:
- a CDS encoding xanthine dehydrogenase family protein molybdopterin-binding subunit — MGRIKTIARRSFLIGSAAILGGVAFGAYMVKRDPQNPLTADAAEGDAVFNPWVKINADGITLVTPHTDLGQGARAMQAMLIAEELDVDMDQVSTTAGQPAAAYYNTALAAEAVPFRSNDDSFGAEAMRTTMGAVMKLLGAQVTGGSTSVPDSFDKLRQAGAVARETLKLAAAKETGLTVEELSTAAGAVVLPDGTRLAYTELAAQAAQVEPVENVTLRDPSEWRIIGKPVQRLDIAAKSTGTQTYGIDLQFDGMVHASVRMNPRKGALMADFDASAAEGMRGVSKIIPLPYGVAVIADNTWRAFRALEEIEIEWEAAPYPAEQDEHWAEVEASFVEDRLDKEWRNDGDVEKALKSGNIVEAEYRAPYVAHQPLEPLNAVVTVHEDRAEIWAAHQVPRYVLERAAAKLGLEVEQITLHNQYAGGSFGHRLEFDNIDVAVDIAAEMRGIPVKLTYRREEDFVQDYARQIGMARGRGAHADGKVTALDLDIATVSAARSQSKRLGVALPGPDTQIAAGAWNMRYAVPNLRVRAYAVPELAPTSSWRSVGASTAGFFAESFVDEVIHAAGADQMEERLRLVNDPDARAVLEAVAEMSNWGETLGPKQGRGVALVTSFGVPTAEVVEVTDTEDGIRIDRVWVAAEVGRVVDPVTFENVVMGGVIWGLGHAINSEITYSDGMAEQDNFHVAEGMRMHQCPIIKVRGLENNPAVRGIGEPPVPPAAAALANAIFAATGTRLREMPFYNTVDFV, encoded by the coding sequence ATGGGTCGTATCAAAACAATTGCGCGCCGTTCATTTCTGATCGGATCGGCCGCGATCCTCGGCGGTGTTGCCTTTGGCGCCTATATGGTGAAACGCGATCCGCAAAACCCTCTGACGGCTGATGCGGCAGAGGGGGATGCGGTGTTTAACCCTTGGGTGAAAATCAACGCGGATGGCATCACCTTGGTCACGCCGCATACGGATTTGGGGCAGGGCGCGCGCGCCATGCAGGCGATGCTGATCGCTGAAGAGCTGGACGTTGACATGGATCAGGTCTCAACCACTGCTGGTCAACCTGCCGCCGCATATTACAACACAGCGCTTGCGGCTGAGGCCGTGCCTTTCCGTTCGAACGATGACAGTTTCGGCGCCGAAGCGATGCGCACCACAATGGGCGCAGTGATGAAGTTGTTGGGCGCGCAGGTCACGGGTGGATCGACCTCGGTCCCCGATAGCTTTGACAAACTGCGCCAAGCGGGCGCTGTGGCACGCGAAACGCTAAAGCTGGCCGCCGCCAAAGAAACAGGTTTGACGGTCGAAGAACTCTCGACCGCTGCGGGGGCCGTTGTTTTGCCCGATGGCACGCGCCTAGCCTATACAGAGCTGGCGGCACAGGCGGCCCAAGTTGAGCCCGTAGAGAATGTCACCCTACGGGATCCGTCTGAATGGCGGATCATCGGAAAGCCCGTTCAGCGTTTGGATATCGCGGCAAAATCTACGGGAACCCAGACGTACGGTATCGATCTGCAATTTGACGGCATGGTGCATGCCTCGGTTCGGATGAACCCGCGCAAAGGGGCGTTGATGGCAGATTTTGATGCCAGCGCAGCCGAAGGGATGCGCGGCGTTTCCAAAATTATCCCGCTGCCTTACGGCGTTGCCGTGATCGCAGACAACACATGGCGCGCCTTTCGTGCCTTGGAAGAGATCGAGATCGAATGGGAGGCAGCACCTTACCCTGCTGAACAGGATGAACATTGGGCCGAGGTCGAAGCGTCCTTCGTTGAAGATCGCTTGGACAAAGAATGGCGCAATGACGGTGATGTTGAAAAGGCCCTGAAAAGTGGCAATATCGTCGAGGCCGAATACCGCGCGCCTTATGTCGCCCACCAACCCCTTGAGCCACTGAATGCTGTTGTGACGGTCCATGAAGACCGCGCAGAAATTTGGGCGGCGCATCAGGTGCCGCGCTATGTTCTGGAACGCGCTGCCGCAAAACTGGGGCTCGAGGTAGAGCAGATCACGCTGCACAACCAATATGCTGGCGGCAGCTTTGGTCACCGGCTGGAGTTCGATAATATCGACGTGGCCGTAGATATTGCCGCAGAAATGCGAGGGATACCGGTTAAGCTAACCTATCGCCGCGAAGAGGATTTTGTGCAGGATTACGCCCGCCAGATTGGCATGGCTAGGGGGCGCGGCGCTCATGCTGACGGTAAGGTGACCGCTCTTGATCTGGATATCGCAACAGTCTCCGCGGCGCGGTCCCAGTCAAAGCGCCTTGGCGTGGCGTTACCTGGACCAGATACGCAAATCGCGGCAGGGGCGTGGAACATGCGCTACGCCGTGCCAAACCTGCGTGTGCGCGCCTATGCGGTGCCAGAACTCGCGCCGACATCGTCTTGGCGGTCGGTTGGGGCGTCAACAGCTGGCTTTTTTGCAGAAAGCTTTGTGGACGAGGTGATCCATGCCGCCGGAGCGGACCAGATGGAAGAGCGTTTGCGTCTGGTCAACGATCCAGATGCGCGCGCAGTGCTGGAAGCGGTTGCCGAGATGTCTAACTGGGGCGAAACCCTTGGGCCCAAGCAGGGGCGCGGCGTTGCTTTGGTCACGTCCTTTGGGGTGCCAACGGCCGAAGTGGTCGAGGTGACGGATACCGAGGACGGCATCAGGATCGATCGCGTTTGGGTCGCTGCCGAGGTTGGCCGAGTGGTTGATCCTGTAACCTTTGAAAATGTCGTGATGGGCGGTGTCATCTGGGGGCTTGGCCATGCTATCAACTCTGAAATCACCTATTCGGACGGTATGGCTGAGCAGGATAATTTTCACGTGGCAGAAGGTATGCGGATGCATCAATGTCCCATCATCAAAGTGCGCGGATTGGAAAACAACCCAGCTGTGCGCGGGATTGGTGAACCCCCTGTCCCCCCCGCCGCTGCCGCTTTGGCTAATGCCATTTTTGCAGCGACTGGCACCCGCCTGAGAGAGATGCCATTCTACAATACAGTCGACTTTGTCTAA
- a CDS encoding pyridoxal-phosphate dependent enzyme: MDILHITRPAPLVGLDGIPMPSDDAPRAQALVDRCPVAGETPLSASIAIATQAAVQDVWIKDERGRMGLGSFKALGAAYVIASDAQEGDVSGRTYVTASAGNHGMSVAAGAKAFGAASVVYIAETVPESFAARLEEQGAQVVRQGETYEDSLRAAEAAAEANGWDLLSDGSWHGYTDRPHRLMEGYTVLMAEAIRQIPQQPTHIFLQAGVGGLACACAALARQAWGDGPRIIVVEPDAAPALQGSIVAGKAVESSGPVSEMGRLDCKMPSLIALKGLARDADDFALISEEEGQAGAGLAMVAGFGSSPSGAAGISALIALDEAQREQLGITIQSRILCVLSEGPA; encoded by the coding sequence ATGGATATTCTACATATAACCCGCCCCGCGCCGCTTGTCGGTCTTGATGGCATCCCGATGCCATCCGATGATGCCCCCCGCGCGCAAGCGTTGGTTGATCGCTGCCCTGTGGCAGGAGAAACCCCGCTGAGCGCATCCATCGCCATCGCCACGCAGGCCGCTGTTCAAGATGTCTGGATCAAGGACGAGCGGGGCCGCATGGGGCTGGGCAGCTTCAAGGCGCTGGGCGCGGCTTATGTGATTGCCAGTGATGCACAAGAAGGCGATGTGAGCGGGCGCACCTATGTGACGGCAAGTGCGGGAAACCACGGCATGTCCGTGGCTGCTGGGGCGAAGGCCTTTGGTGCGGCCTCTGTTGTTTATATCGCAGAAACTGTACCCGAAAGCTTTGCCGCGCGGCTAGAAGAGCAGGGCGCGCAGGTGGTTCGGCAGGGGGAAACCTATGAGGACAGTTTGCGCGCAGCAGAAGCGGCGGCAGAGGCGAACGGCTGGGATCTACTGTCGGATGGGTCATGGCATGGCTATACTGATCGCCCCCATCGTTTGATGGAGGGCTATACCGTTCTGATGGCCGAAGCGATCCGGCAAATTCCGCAGCAGCCAACCCATATCTTTTTGCAGGCAGGGGTTGGGGGGCTTGCTTGTGCTTGCGCCGCATTGGCGCGTCAGGCGTGGGGCGATGGGCCTCGGATCATCGTGGTTGAACCTGACGCTGCGCCCGCTTTGCAGGGCTCGATTGTAGCTGGAAAAGCCGTTGAAAGCAGCGGACCTGTTTCTGAAATGGGCCGTCTGGATTGCAAAATGCCCTCGCTCATCGCGCTAAAGGGGCTGGCCCGTGACGCGGATGATTTCGCCCTCATCTCTGAAGAAGAGGGGCAGGCGGGTGCTGGCCTTGCTATGGTTGCGGGGTTCGGATCATCGCCCTCTGGCGCGGCGGGGATTTCCGCGTTGATTGCCTTGGACGAGGCGCAGCGCGAACAACTGGGGATCACGATCCAGTCCCGCATCCTCTGCGTGCTCAGCGAAGGACCCGCCTGA
- a CDS encoding NAD-dependent epimerase/dehydratase family protein: MTKTVLVLGANGRFGRAAVQAFLNEGWNVRAATRNGEGQKAQGLSYVACDVAVARQVVEAAMGVDVIVHAVHPPYPKWAEIMPVHTANVITAGLASGATVMIPGNVYSFGKDTNEVLREDAAPCPSTRKGVIRVAMEQAFAKAAEKGLQTIILRGGDYIERRQTGNWFDSHITNKVHKGIFTYPGKMDVVHAWAYLPDMARAMAGLAAIRSQFPRFSSYGFEGYSLTGEQLMAAVAKASGRQLKLKYLPWPILRALALVSPLLREVCEMRYLWDTPHRIDGEPLRKVLPDFEPTSLLVAMDDALAHGKSDFGFDPERRMRSA, translated from the coding sequence ATGACGAAAACGGTACTTGTTCTTGGGGCAAACGGGCGTTTTGGCAGGGCGGCGGTTCAAGCCTTTTTAAACGAGGGTTGGAACGTGCGTGCGGCCACCCGAAATGGTGAGGGGCAAAAAGCCCAAGGGCTTTCTTATGTGGCGTGCGATGTGGCGGTGGCGCGCCAAGTTGTTGAGGCGGCCATGGGGGTGGATGTCATTGTTCACGCCGTTCACCCTCCCTATCCCAAATGGGCAGAGATCATGCCGGTCCATACTGCGAATGTCATTACGGCTGGGTTGGCCAGTGGCGCAACTGTCATGATCCCCGGGAATGTTTATTCTTTTGGAAAAGACACAAACGAAGTTTTGCGCGAAGATGCCGCCCCATGCCCCTCGACCAGAAAAGGCGTCATACGCGTTGCGATGGAACAGGCATTCGCCAAAGCGGCGGAGAAGGGACTGCAGACAATAATTTTACGGGGCGGTGATTATATTGAACGCAGGCAGACCGGAAACTGGTTTGACAGCCATATCACGAACAAAGTTCACAAAGGCATCTTCACCTATCCCGGGAAAATGGATGTGGTGCATGCTTGGGCATATTTGCCAGATATGGCGCGGGCCATGGCGGGGCTTGCAGCTATCCGCAGCCAGTTCCCGAGGTTTTCCAGCTATGGTTTTGAAGGGTACAGCCTGACAGGCGAACAGCTAATGGCAGCGGTCGCAAAAGCTTCAGGGCGCCAGCTGAAGCTGAAATACCTTCCTTGGCCGATTTTGAGAGCCTTGGCATTGGTCAGCCCCTTGTTGCGCGAAGTCTGTGAGATGCGTTACCTGTGGGACACGCCGCATCGGATCGACGGTGAACCGCTGCGAAAGGTTCTGCCGGATTTTGAACCAACCTCTCTTTTGGTCGCGATGGATGATGCGCTTGCTCATGGTAAAAGCGATTTTGGTTTTGACCCAGAAAGACGCATGCGGAGCGCTTGA
- a CDS encoding S-(hydroxymethyl)glutathione dehydrogenase/class III alcohol dehydrogenase: MKTRAAVAVEAGKPLEIMEVNLEGPKRGEVLVEIKATGLCHTDEFTRSGDDPEGIFPAILGHEGAGVVLEVGEGVTTLEPGDHVIPLYTPECRECEYCLSGKTNLCQAIRVTQGRGQLPDGTTRFSMLDGTPIHHYMGCSTFANHTVVPEIALAKVRKDAPFDKICYIGCGVTTGIGAVINTAKVEIGARCVVFGLGGIGLNVIQGLRMAGADQIVGVDLNDDKEETGTYFGMTDFVNPSKVDGDLVAHLVELTGGGADYTFDATGNTKVMRDALEAAHKGWGESIIIGVAPAGAEISTRPFQLVTGRVWRGTAFGGAKGRTDVPKIVDWYMNGKIEIDPMITHKLTLDQINEGFDLMHQGKSIRAVVEF, from the coding sequence ATGAAGACACGTGCAGCTGTTGCCGTAGAAGCCGGAAAACCTCTTGAAATCATGGAGGTTAATCTGGAAGGCCCCAAGCGGGGTGAGGTCCTTGTCGAGATTAAGGCGACAGGGCTTTGCCATACGGATGAATTTACCCGTTCGGGTGATGATCCAGAGGGTATTTTTCCAGCAATCCTAGGGCATGAAGGTGCGGGTGTTGTTTTGGAAGTCGGCGAAGGCGTCACAACGCTTGAGCCCGGCGACCATGTGATCCCGCTGTATACGCCTGAGTGTCGTGAATGCGAATACTGCTTGTCTGGCAAAACCAACCTGTGTCAGGCGATCCGTGTAACGCAGGGGCGGGGGCAACTTCCCGATGGCACGACACGCTTTTCGATGCTGGATGGTACGCCGATCCACCACTACATGGGCTGCTCTACCTTTGCCAACCACACGGTTGTTCCTGAAATCGCTTTGGCCAAAGTGCGCAAAGACGCGCCATTTGATAAGATTTGCTATATCGGATGCGGTGTGACCACGGGGATCGGCGCGGTGATCAACACCGCCAAAGTTGAAATCGGCGCGCGTTGCGTTGTGTTTGGCCTTGGCGGCATCGGCCTGAACGTTATTCAGGGTCTGCGGATGGCTGGTGCAGATCAGATCGTCGGCGTCGATCTGAATGACGACAAGGAAGAAACGGGCACCTATTTTGGCATGACCGATTTTGTGAACCCCTCCAAGGTCGATGGGGATCTGGTTGCGCATCTGGTTGAACTCACCGGTGGTGGCGCGGACTATACTTTCGACGCTACGGGCAACACCAAAGTGATGCGTGACGCGCTAGAGGCGGCACATAAAGGTTGGGGCGAAAGCATCATCATCGGTGTCGCCCCCGCCGGCGCCGAGATTTCAACCCGTCCGTTCCAATTGGTTACGGGGCGCGTGTGGCGTGGTACGGCCTTTGGCGGCGCAAAAGGCCGTACAGATGTACCGAAAATCGTTGATTGGTACATGAACGGCAAAATCGAAATCGACCCGATGATCACGCATAAGCTGACCTTGGATCAGATCAACGAAGGGTTTGACCTGATGCATCAAGGTAAATCCATCCGCGCGGTTGTTGAATTCTAA
- a CDS encoding maleate cis-trans isomerase family protein, with amino-acid sequence MTRYSYKRTADGARPLGLVVLQSDETIEGDMRRMMPAATQLHVTRVPSAEEVTPASLRAMADHITTAAGLLPKAMRFSSIGYGCTSATAQIGAANVANLIRQGAPADLVTDPLSALVAACRALKIERLAFLSPYTADVSSKLRAALAEAGIETPVFGSFEEANEASVVRIDEHSIKEAACDLVRKADVQAVFLSCTNLRTLDVIKAIETRTGLVCLSSNQVLAWHLCEGANVPGRLNAALRPS; translated from the coding sequence ATGACCCGCTATTCATACAAACGAACGGCGGATGGCGCGCGCCCCCTTGGGCTGGTCGTTTTACAATCGGATGAAACGATAGAGGGCGATATGCGCCGGATGATGCCAGCCGCTACCCAGTTGCATGTCACGCGCGTTCCGAGCGCAGAGGAAGTCACCCCCGCCAGCCTGCGCGCAATGGCGGATCATATCACCACGGCGGCGGGGCTGTTGCCCAAAGCAATGCGATTTTCGTCCATTGGCTATGGCTGTACCTCGGCCACGGCACAAATCGGCGCGGCAAATGTTGCAAACCTGATCCGTCAGGGCGCGCCTGCTGATCTGGTGACAGACCCGCTGAGTGCTCTTGTCGCGGCCTGTCGCGCGTTAAAGATAGAAAGGCTGGCGTTCTTGTCCCCCTATACGGCGGATGTTTCCAGCAAATTGCGCGCGGCACTCGCGGAGGCGGGGATTGAAACGCCAGTCTTTGGCAGCTTTGAAGAGGCCAATGAAGCCAGCGTTGTGCGCATTGATGAGCATTCCATCAAAGAGGCGGCCTGTGATTTGGTTCGAAAGGCAGACGTTCAGGCGGTCTTCCTGTCCTGCACCAATCTGCGAACGCTTGATGTCATCAAAGCGATCGAAACCCGCACAGGGCTTGTCTGCCTGTCGAGCAATCAAGTGTTAGCGTGGCACCTATGTGAGGGGGCAAATGTGCCGGGCAGGCTGAACGCGGCACTGCGCCCCTCGTAA
- the lysM gene encoding peptidoglycan-binding protein LysM, which produces MGLWSFVKGAGKKVFGGDDSAEVTGAALQDELKDLGLDAEGLDIVVEGDKVKVTGQAASQEMREKVILAVGNVEGVAAVEDDVSGGEGEPTFHTVEKGDTLWAISEKTLGNGAHYEKIFEANKPMLSHPDKIYPGQVLRIPTA; this is translated from the coding sequence ATGGGTCTGTGGAGTTTCGTAAAAGGCGCTGGCAAAAAGGTTTTCGGTGGCGATGATAGCGCCGAAGTTACCGGTGCTGCGTTGCAGGATGAACTGAAGGACCTTGGTCTGGATGCCGAAGGTCTGGACATTGTTGTTGAAGGCGACAAAGTCAAAGTGACAGGTCAGGCCGCAAGCCAGGAAATGCGGGAAAAAGTCATTCTTGCTGTTGGTAACGTCGAAGGCGTCGCAGCGGTAGAAGATGATGTTTCCGGTGGCGAAGGTGAGCCGACATTCCACACAGTGGAAAAAGGCGACACGCTGTGGGCGATCTCGGAGAAGACTTTGGGCAATGGTGCCCACTACGAAAAGATCTTTGAAGCGAACAAACCAATGCTGTCACACCCTGACAAAATCTACCCTGGTCAAGTTCTGCGCATCCCGACTGCGTAA
- a CDS encoding (2Fe-2S)-binding protein, whose protein sequence is MELKVNGKSHQVDVEEDMPLLWVLRDELGITGVKYGCGIAACGACTVHIDGVAVRSCQTFAADVDGEVTTIEGLGTPETLHAVQEAWVEHQVAQCGYCQSGQIMQAASFLDLNAEPTDDQIDEAMSGNLCRCGTYPRIRAAVKSAATKLQEG, encoded by the coding sequence ATGGAACTGAAGGTAAACGGAAAATCCCATCAAGTTGATGTGGAAGAAGATATGCCGCTTTTGTGGGTCCTGCGGGATGAGCTGGGGATCACCGGTGTTAAATACGGTTGTGGCATTGCGGCCTGTGGTGCTTGTACCGTGCATATCGATGGGGTGGCCGTGCGATCCTGCCAAACCTTCGCAGCCGATGTTGATGGTGAGGTCACGACGATCGAGGGCTTGGGCACACCAGAGACCTTGCATGCCGTCCAAGAGGCTTGGGTTGAGCATCAGGTGGCGCAATGCGGTTACTGCCAGTCGGGCCAGATCATGCAGGCGGCCAGTTTTCTGGATTTGAATGCCGAACCTACAGACGATCAAATCGACGAAGCGATGAGCGGAAACCTGTGCCGATGCGGGACTTATCCGCGCATTCGTGCAGCCGTAAAATCCGCAGCAACAAAATTGCAGGAGGGCTGA
- a CDS encoding TetR/AcrR family transcriptional regulator produces MNKALITRENLLTHARTLLWKHGYSNVSLRQIAAAAGVDVALISRYFGNKRGLFEATIEGAFDLPDVSSREALVELTVELFVNHPRDGQAVSVLNLMLMNAQDEEVGGLVREKQQEVMQSAVEKAIGDRTQAALFMAVILGISVVEKTLHLAAIGQYDTPEYEAQLRHMLNAALSYQL; encoded by the coding sequence ATGAACAAGGCCCTGATTACCCGAGAAAATCTATTAACCCACGCGCGCACTCTCTTGTGGAAACACGGGTATTCCAACGTATCCCTGCGCCAGATTGCGGCAGCGGCGGGCGTTGATGTGGCGCTGATCTCTCGGTATTTCGGGAACAAACGCGGATTGTTCGAAGCAACAATCGAAGGTGCTTTTGACCTGCCTGACGTTTCATCTCGCGAAGCGCTGGTAGAGTTGACTGTTGAGCTATTTGTAAACCACCCGCGTGATGGGCAAGCGGTTTCGGTTCTGAACCTCATGCTGATGAATGCCCAAGACGAAGAGGTCGGAGGGCTGGTGCGTGAAAAACAACAGGAAGTCATGCAGTCTGCGGTGGAAAAAGCAATTGGCGATCGCACTCAGGCAGCCCTGTTCATGGCAGTTATTCTCGGCATTAGCGTTGTTGAGAAAACCCTGCACCTTGCGGCCATCGGGCAATACGATACCCCCGAATACGAAGCCCAGTTGCGGCATATGCTAAACGCGGCCCTCAGTTACCAGCTGTGA
- a CDS encoding ABC transporter transmembrane domain-containing protein, translating to MADSPTPPPTATEERARSRRLGALGALVPFLRPYRLLMVGALAALVATAMISLALPLAVRRVVDTFDTGEAALLDQYFLAALAIAGLLAMGSALRYALVTRLGERVVADIRKATFDRVITMSPVFYERILTGEVLSRITTDTTLILSVIGSSISIALRNFLTFLGGLVLMLLTSAKLAGLVLLVVPAVVFPILILGRRLRVLSRENQDWIAASSGNASESLGAVQTVQAFSHEVATRAQFDKMTESSFDAASRRIRTRAFLTAIVIFLVFSGVVGVLWIGARDVRADVMTVGALVQFVIYAIMVAGAVAALSEIWSELQRAAGATERLVELLEADDPVDDPTAPKALPNPVQGHIRFEDVEFSYPARPNTSALDGVNLEIMPGETVAFVGPSGAGKTTIIQMILRFYDPQSGKITFDGIDLRDLTREAFRNQIALVPQDPVIFAASARENIRFGRPDATDAEIESAARAAAAHDFIAALPDGYDSYLGERGVMLSGGQKQRIAIARAILRAAPVLLLDEATSALDAESERAVQAAVEELSEGRTTLIVAHRLATVKKADRIVVLEDGRIVDTGTHDALVAKGGLYARLAKLQFTDGATEV from the coding sequence ATGGCGGATAGCCCCACGCCCCCACCCACAGCAACAGAAGAGCGCGCGCGTTCCCGTCGTCTTGGTGCATTGGGCGCTTTGGTGCCGTTTTTACGCCCCTACCGTTTGTTAATGGTCGGCGCGCTGGCCGCGCTGGTGGCAACGGCCATGATTTCGCTGGCCTTGCCATTGGCCGTTCGCCGCGTTGTGGATACGTTTGATACGGGCGAAGCGGCGCTGCTGGACCAGTATTTTCTTGCGGCGCTTGCGATTGCGGGATTGCTGGCGATGGGGTCTGCCCTGCGATATGCACTGGTCACGCGGCTGGGCGAACGTGTGGTTGCCGACATCCGAAAGGCCACCTTTGACCGCGTCATCACGATGAGCCCCGTTTTCTATGAGCGGATCCTGACGGGCGAGGTTCTTAGCCGTATTACAACCGATACCACTCTTATTCTCAGCGTTATTGGCTCTTCGATTTCGATCGCTTTGCGAAACTTCCTGACGTTCTTGGGGGGGCTTGTGCTGATGCTGCTGACCTCGGCAAAACTGGCGGGGTTGGTTTTGCTGGTTGTGCCAGCCGTTGTTTTCCCGATCCTGATCTTGGGGCGCCGCCTGCGCGTGTTGAGCCGAGAAAATCAGGATTGGATCGCTGCGTCATCAGGCAATGCTTCCGAAAGCTTGGGGGCGGTTCAGACCGTTCAGGCTTTCTCGCATGAGGTGGCAACCCGTGCCCAATTTGACAAGATGACAGAAAGCTCGTTTGACGCAGCAAGCCGCCGTATTCGCACCCGCGCGTTTTTGACTGCGATTGTGATCTTCCTTGTCTTCTCGGGTGTCGTCGGCGTTTTGTGGATTGGCGCGCGTGACGTGCGGGCCGATGTCATGACGGTGGGCGCGCTGGTGCAATTTGTGATCTATGCGATCATGGTTGCAGGGGCTGTTGCTGCGCTCTCCGAGATTTGGTCGGAGCTGCAGCGTGCAGCAGGGGCAACAGAACGTCTGGTCGAGCTGCTAGAGGCCGATGATCCGGTTGATGATCCCACCGCGCCAAAAGCGCTGCCAAATCCCGTTCAGGGGCATATCCGTTTTGAGGATGTTGAGTTCTCTTATCCCGCGCGCCCGAATACGTCGGCGTTGGACGGGGTAAATCTGGAAATCATGCCAGGTGAGACGGTTGCATTTGTCGGCCCTTCAGGGGCGGGTAAAACGACGATTATTCAGATGATCTTGCGGTTTTATGATCCGCAATCCGGCAAGATCACCTTTGACGGCATTGATCTGCGTGACCTAACGCGAGAGGCATTTCGCAACCAAATCGCCTTGGTCCCTCAGGACCCTGTGATTTTTGCGGCCTCTGCACGTGAAAACATCCGCTTTGGCCGTCCCGATGCAACGGATGCTGAAATCGAAAGCGCCGCGCGCGCCGCTGCGGCCCATGACTTTATCGCGGCATTGCCAGATGGCTATGATAGCTATTTGGGTGAACGTGGCGTGATGCTGTCTGGCGGTCAAAAGCAACGCATCGCCATTGCCCGCGCCATTTTGCGCGCCGCGCCGGTCTTGTTATTGGACGAAGCAACCAGCGCCTTAGACGCAGAAAGCGAACGCGCGGTTCAGGCCGCTGTTGAGGAGCTGAGCGAGGGGCGCACGACTTTGATCGTTGCCCACCGTCTAGCGACCGTGAAAAAGGCCGATCGGATTGTGGTTCTAGAGGATGGTCGCATCGTCGATACGGGCACCCATGATGCTTTGGTGGCCAAAGGCGGGCTTTATGCCAGATTGGCAAAATTGCAGTTCACCGATGGCGCTACGGAGGTGTAA
- a CDS encoding M24 family metallopeptidase: protein MQRGFAPQEFEERLSRAQIMMAREGLDALLLTTEPDVRYFSGFLTRFWESPSRPWFLVVPAAGKPIAVIPSIGAALMEKTWIDDIRTWRAPDVDDDGVSLLANTLNDLGAKHVGTPTGHESHLRMPLGDWQKLQAALQGTVRDDARIVARLRAQKSEAEVAKIAHACAIAGRAFARVPEIASAGVPLSAVFRDFQRLCLEEGADWVPYLAGGAEKNGYADVISPASDTPLQLGDILMLDTGLVWDGYFCDFDRNFSMGEASSLVSAAHVKLIDAVEAAAGIARAGTTAAELFHAMDQIVTGGAGGSDAGRLGHGLGMQLTEGLSLIPQDHTVLRAGMVITLEPGIETENGKVLVHEEDILITEGTPRFLSPRSGPDMVQL from the coding sequence ATGCAACGAGGGTTTGCGCCGCAGGAGTTTGAAGAACGCCTATCGCGGGCGCAAATCATGATGGCGCGTGAAGGGCTGGACGCGCTTTTGCTCACCACAGAGCCTGATGTGCGGTATTTCAGCGGCTTTCTGACGCGGTTCTGGGAAAGCCCGTCGCGGCCTTGGTTTTTGGTGGTGCCCGCAGCGGGAAAGCCAATCGCCGTGATCCCGTCCATTGGCGCTGCTTTGATGGAAAAAACGTGGATCGACGATATCCGCACATGGCGTGCACCGGATGTTGATGACGACGGTGTCAGCCTGCTGGCCAATACGCTAAATGATTTGGGGGCAAAGCACGTTGGCACGCCGACGGGCCATGAAAGCCATTTGCGGATGCCGCTGGGCGATTGGCAAAAACTGCAAGCCGCCCTGCAAGGAACGGTGCGGGATGACGCGCGCATCGTCGCAAGGTTACGCGCCCAAAAATCCGAGGCAGAGGTCGCCAAAATCGCCCACGCCTGCGCAATCGCAGGGCGCGCGTTTGCTAGGGTCCCCGAGATTGCAAGCGCTGGCGTCCCTCTCTCAGCTGTGTTTCGCGATTTTCAGCGCTTGTGTCTGGAGGAAGGTGCCGATTGGGTGCCCTACCTTGCAGGTGGCGCAGAAAAGAACGGCTATGCGGATGTGATCTCGCCTGCAAGCGACACTCCGCTACAGCTTGGCGATATTTTGATGCTGGATACGGGGCTGGTTTGGGACGGGTACTTTTGCGATTTCGATCGCAACTTTAGCATGGGTGAGGCATCGTCGCTGGTATCGGCGGCCCATGTGAAACTGATCGACGCGGTCGAAGCTGCGGCAGGGATCGCGCGCGCAGGCACAACGGCCGCCGAACTCTTCCACGCCATGGATCAAATCGTGACTGGCGGGGCAGGGGGCTCGGACGCGGGGCGGTTGGGTCATGGGCTGGGTATGCAATTGACCGAAGGCCTCTCGTTGATCCCTCAGGACCATACCGTGCTGCGCGCGGGGATGGTCATAACATTGGAACCGGGTATCGAGACCGAGAATGGCAAGGTGCTGGTTCACGAAGAGGACATTTTGATCACAGAAGGCACCCCTAGGTTCCTATCCCCCCGATCTGGGCCAGACATGGTGCAGCTATGA